A part of Paramisgurnus dabryanus chromosome 15, PD_genome_1.1, whole genome shotgun sequence genomic DNA contains:
- the LOC135733508 gene encoding uncharacterized protein isoform X1, protein MDIIVKNKLKLIKWLKVDPTIILQHVQTHGLITISEYGKLKSISKNASEENVAIELLDIICEKGENVCQDFLKMLEDDDVNEISPELRVWIKTVELKETEKAGPSNHLQNPKPPSGVSASLIASDGSTVFAPIIMNSNISESININMNSPNAVKKFDQTKDCERGKSKVVTDCKEFLKKNHGFLVQSVKHIEVILDDLKLHPESAANVRSKGTDQAKMRELLGYINSKAIAERLVDALLEHECDLMDELLS, encoded by the exons ATGGATATCATCGTGAAAAATAAGCTTAAACTCATCAAATGGCTAAAAGTGGATCCGACCATTATTTTGCAACACGTACAAACGCACGGGCTTATAACAATTTCGGAGTACGGTAAACTGAAGTCCATTTCTAAAAATGCGTCCGAAGAGAATGTTGCTATTGAACTCCTAGACATCATCTGTGAAAAAGGTGAAAATGTCTGTCAAGATTTTCTGAAGATGTTAGAAGATGATGATGTGAACGAAATTTCCCCTGAACTCAGAGTCTGGATTAAAACGGTGGAACTTAAAG AGACAGAAAAAGCGGGACCATCCAACCATCTGCAGAATCCCAAACCACCATCAGGAGTTAGTGCAA GTTTAATTGCGAGTGATGGCAGCACTGTATTTGCACCTATCATAATGAATTCTAATATATCAGAATCcattaatataaatatgaattCACCAAATGCTGTGAAAAAAT TTGATCAAACTAAAGATTGTGAAAGGGGAAAATCTAAAGTAGTAACAG ATTGTAAGgagtttttgaaaaagaacCACGGATTCTTGGTGCAAAGTGTCAAGCACATTGAAGTTATTCTTGATGATCTTAAATTACATCCTGAATCAGCTGCAAATGTGAGATCAAAGGGAACAGATCAAGCCAAGATGAGGGAACTGCTTGGCTATATCAATTCTAAAGCCATCGCTGAACGTCTGGTTGATGCTTTGTTAGAGCATGAGTGTGATCTCATGGATGAGTTACTCAGCTAA
- the LOC135733508 gene encoding uncharacterized protein isoform X3 translates to MDIIVKNKLKLIKWLKVDPTIILQHVQTHGLITISEYGKLKSISKNASEENVAIELLDIICEKGENVCQDFLKMLEDDDVNEISPELRVWIKTVELKETEKAGPSNHLQNPKPPSGVSAIDQTKDCERGKSKVVTDCKEFLKKNHGFLVQSVKHIEVILDDLKLHPESAANVRSKGTDQAKMRELLGYINSKAIAERLVDALLEHECDLMDELLS, encoded by the exons ATGGATATCATCGTGAAAAATAAGCTTAAACTCATCAAATGGCTAAAAGTGGATCCGACCATTATTTTGCAACACGTACAAACGCACGGGCTTATAACAATTTCGGAGTACGGTAAACTGAAGTCCATTTCTAAAAATGCGTCCGAAGAGAATGTTGCTATTGAACTCCTAGACATCATCTGTGAAAAAGGTGAAAATGTCTGTCAAGATTTTCTGAAGATGTTAGAAGATGATGATGTGAACGAAATTTCCCCTGAACTCAGAGTCTGGATTAAAACGGTGGAACTTAAAG AGACAGAAAAAGCGGGACCATCCAACCATCTGCAGAATCCCAAACCACCATCAGGAGTTAGTGCAA TTGATCAAACTAAAGATTGTGAAAGGGGAAAATCTAAAGTAGTAACAG ATTGTAAGgagtttttgaaaaagaacCACGGATTCTTGGTGCAAAGTGTCAAGCACATTGAAGTTATTCTTGATGATCTTAAATTACATCCTGAATCAGCTGCAAATGTGAGATCAAAGGGAACAGATCAAGCCAAGATGAGGGAACTGCTTGGCTATATCAATTCTAAAGCCATCGCTGAACGTCTGGTTGATGCTTTGTTAGAGCATGAGTGTGATCTCATGGATGAGTTACTCAGCTAA